One genomic window of Pocillopora verrucosa isolate sample1 chromosome 8, ASM3666991v2, whole genome shotgun sequence includes the following:
- the LOC131785807 gene encoding transient receptor potential cation channel subfamily A member 1, translating to MNRSTTVLLRDLNEEDKSQENQGLPLSLLRQFSTKERGVARRRQTMTSILRRSISDSVERNLCYRVGLHQACRDGLVDIVRALQQRGVPTINTLDKDGLAPIHYAARYDHEEIVQLLIEGGADLDIFSGCESKFTTPLQIAARFNSPATARLLVLNGVDVAKQSSYGQQALHYAARRGNLKVVQVLLREGKAEVNAKDNENSTPLHAASQEGKLDVVEILLQYGADPSLSDNDGYTAVHLAAKDGYDDVLEKLLSTAKTCGVSCPAILNKMDNDANSCLHLAVRHGHIKSAEVCIKYGADTCAVQDDLSSPLHVACVNGYYEIAKLLLLNGANIHDEDAEGMTPILRASLTGNVEILDLLLSEGADISSEENTYSPSPLMCAVKRGHPNAVRFLLQRGSPIDLRDVSHRTSLHVAVFSSDAETLKVILQAGGECLLNSRDKNDQTPLHYAATKGSLQLIQELLKTGAKVDVKDEDERIPLHYAVENGDLECVRVLLEACPESIHITDFCLQNCLHFSAWHGHLAVTKYLLDQGAAVDSRCDERLTPLIQSAFCGCNLTTSLLLDHGAKIDATDKNGCTALIAAASRGRVSVLRLLLDRGADIRLVTTDGKNCLETAIANGHQDVCMEIIKHERWKEAFPVCDKRSNFIPLKSLIETFPSVSKVVLDKCIQSSHHLRTDEDYSVTYDFKYVNPHPSLLSDGRVFFAPKTMLDYGREELIFHPLIIELMRCKWQHMGVRYFYISAVIYLFYLGNLTLYMLCIQHLYLLNSARPVIPTRQNVCIFARIEVWEIFIAVMTAVYLLIEMHQAFWETWNYIEFSNIADICTFSTALISIFPEPLGLEFPDKCVFLVISVLFGYLALLLYLQSVFESGIHVTMLFVVLKTLGKVAVMFSILIFAFALVFQMLLSKEANAIALNMTMNGTLLGDIDKDPFQSLRLSFVKVVAMTIGEIEYTRFFIDQRLFSPTLSQAVFLVFCVMMPIVLMNLTIGLAVGDIDSIQQNAEFKRLSIKIEVIHEFHEKSPLWLLHRLHQPKSVKQPNRKAKTILQKIKGLGNRLVSGKKAKYTVEDAERNLADHLTKILTSRMKEQDDRISGITLEMKEQRKLLESLLQRMPGTEARRTLSDD from the exons atGAATCGCAGCACGACGGTACTTCTTCGCGATTTGAATGAGGAAGATAAATCTCAAGAAAATCAAGGTTTGCCTTTGTCGCTTCTCCGACAATTTTCAACCAAGGAGAGAGGAGTTGCAAGGCGTCGCCAAACCATGACGAGCATCTTGCGAAGAAGCATTTCAGATTCAGTGGAAAGAAATCTCTGTTACCGTGTTGGTTTGCATCAG GCCTGTCGGGATGGTCTCGTTGATATCGTTCGAGCATTACAACAGAGAGGTGTACCTACCATCAACACCTTAGACAAGGATGGGTTGGCCCCAATCCATTACGCAGCCCGTTATGACCACGAAGAGATTGTGCAGCTACTAATTGAGGGAGGTGCAG ATCTGGACATATTCTCTGGCTGTGAAAGCAAATTTACTACACCTCTTCAAATCGCAGCAAGATTTAACAGTCCTGCCACAGCTCGGTTGCTGGTACTGAATGGAGTAGATGTAGCAAAGCAGTCAAGTTATGGACAACAAGCTTTACACTATGCTGCAAGAAGAGGAAACTTAAAAGTCGTTCAG GTTCTGCTCAGAGAAGGAAAAGCAGAGGTAAATGCAAAGGACAATGAGAATTCCACCCCACTACATGCTGCATCTCAAGAGGGAAAGCTAGATGTTGTCGAAATTCTG CTGCAATATGGCGCTGACCCGAGTTTAAGTGATAACGACGGATACACTGCAGTGCATTTAGCAGCTAAAGATGGATACGATGATGTGTTAGAAAAACTACTTTCCACAG CGAAAACCTGTGGTGTATCATGTCCAGCTATTTTGAACAAAATGGATAATGATGCCAACTCATGTCTGCATCTGGCTGTCAGACATGGCCATATTAAA TCGGCAGAGGTTTGTATAAAATACGGCGCTGATACATGCGCAGTGCAG GATGATTTGTCGTCTCCTCTTCATGTTGCCTGTGTGAATGGTTATTATGAGATTGCAAAACTTCTCCTGTTGAACGGGGCCAACATACACGATGAAGATGCAGAAGGAATGACGCCCATTTTGAG GGCGTCACTGACTGGAAATGTAGAAATTCTCGATCTTCTTCTCTCAGAG GGAGCTGATATTTCATCTGAAGAGAACACTTATTCCCCCTCACCACTGATGTGCGCAGTAAAGAGAGGCCATCCCAATGCAGTCAGATTTCTTTTACAACGCGGATCACCCATTGACCTGAGAGACGTAAGTCACAGGACTTCTCTTCACGTTGCTGTTTTTAGCTCTGATGCTGAGACACTGAAAGTAATTCTTCAG GCCGGGGGAGAATGTTTGTTAAACAGCAGGGACAAAAACGATCAGACACCACTCCACTATGCAGCGACTAAAGGAAGTTTACAG CTCATTCAAGAGCTTCTCAAAACTGGGGCCAAAGTCGACGTCAAAGATGAAGACGAAAGGATTCCACTTCATTATGCTGTGGA AAATGGTGATCTTGAATGTGTTCGGGTGTTGTTGGAAGCCTGCCCAGAGTCAATTCACATAACCGACTTTTGCCTCCaaaattgtttgcatttttctgCTTGGCACGGTCATCTTGCAGTCACAAAATATCTGTTGGATCAAGGAGCTGCTGTCGACAGCAG ATGTGATGAACGCCTGACTCCGCTAATTCAGTCGGCATTTTGCGGTTGTAATTTGACAACTAGCCTGTTGTTGGATCACGGAGCGAAGATTGATGCTACAGACAAGAACGGG TGCACCGCTTTGATTGCTGCAGCATCTCGAGGTAGGGTGAGTGTTCTGCGGCTGCTGTTGGACCGAGGAGCGGACATCCGACTTGTAACAACTGACGGTAAAAACTGCCTGGAAACTGCAATAGCTAACGGTCACCAAGATGTCTGTATGGAAATTATCAAGCATGAGAG GTGGAAGGAAGCTTTTCCAGTGTGTGACAAAAGAAGCAATTTCATTCCATTAAAAAGTCTCATTGAAACGTTCCCTTCTGTGTCCAAG gtggTTTTGGATAAATGCATTCAGAGCTCCCATCACCTACGAACAGATGAGGATTACTCG GTTACTTATGACTTTAAATACGTGAATCCCCATCCCTCCTTGCTTAGCGATGGACGAGTCTTCTTTGCTCCAAAG ACAATGCTGGACTATGGAAGAGAAGAATTGATTTTTCATCCACTGATCATCGAGCTGATGCGATGTAAATG GCAGCACATGGGCGTCAGGTATTTTTACATCTCTGCCGTGATTTACCTGTTTTACCTTGGAAACTTGACGCTTTACATGTTGTGCATTCAACATCTTTATTTGCTCAATTCCGCCCGACCAGTTATTCCAACCAGACAG AATGTGTGTATCTTTGCTCGCATAGAGGTCTGGGAGATTTTCATTGCAGTTATGACAGCTGTTTATTTGCTGATAGAAATGCATCAAGCATTCTGGGAA ACATGGAACTACATTGAATTCAGCAACATTGCTGATATTTGCACCTTCTCAACGGCActcatttccatttttcctgAGCCTCTGGGTTTGGAATTTCCTGATAAATgtgttttccttgttatttcTGTGCTGTTTGGATATCTCGCGCTTTTACTGTATCTGCAAAG tGTATTTGAATCTGGAATACACGTCACCATGCTTTTTGTTGTGCTGAAGACATTAGGCAAG GTGGCAGTGATGTTCTCCATATTAATCTTTGCTTTTGCTTTGGTATTTCAAATGCTTTTATCAAAGGAAGCAAAT GCCATAGCTCTCAACATGACAATGAATGGAACTTTGTTGGGAGATATTGATAAG gACCCATTTCAGTCATTACGTTTGTCTTTTGTGAAGGTGGTTGCCATGACAATCGGTGAAATCGAATACACCCGCTTTTTCATTGACCAGCGGCTGTTTTCGCCGACCTTAAGCCAAGCAGTATTCTTGGTATTTTGTGTCATGATGCCGATTGTACTAATGAATTTGACG attggTCTCGCTGTTGGTGATATCGATTCCATTCAGCAAAATGCCGAATTTAAACGTTTATCTATAAAG ATCGAAGTTATCCACGAGTTCCACGAAAAATCGCCCCTGTGGCTTCTTCATCGTTTACATCAGCCAAAGTCGGTTAAACAGCCGAACAGGAAGGCAAAAACTATACTGCAAAAAATAAAG ggcttaGGGAACAGACTGGTCAgcggaaaaaaagcaaaatacacGGTAGAGGACGCGGAAAGAAATTTGGCTGATCATCTGACAAAGATTTTGACATCAAGAATGAAGGAACAAGATGATAG AATCAGTGGTATAACCCTGGAAATGAAGGAACAACGAAAACTGCTCGAGTCACTGCTCCAAAGGATGCCCGGGACTGAAGCACGAAGAACTTTGAGCGAcgattaa